In Kwoniella dejecticola CBS 10117 chromosome 6, complete sequence, a genomic segment contains:
- a CDS encoding methionine-tRNA ligase produces MSGRNIRQVDGLLMNIHDPSKGPVLPKDGERNVLITSALPYVNNVPHLGNIIGSTLSADVFARYSRTLNVPTLYVCGTDEYGTATETKALEEGVSPLELCTKFHKLHTEIYEWFELSFDKWGRTSTPEHTKITQEVYLDLHKNGFFKLETSDQTYCEDDNLFLADRFVEGTCPQCKYDDARGDQCDKCGLTYSSPTELINPRCKRNKNHKVSVRPSTHACMRLDLLQPKLEEWMQKARVKGKWGSNAVITEKGEIVEPRMLGDGLRPSAVTRDLKWGVDVPKTGDVEEDKAMEGKVIYVWFDAPIGYPSITATYTDKWEQWWKNPDNVELYQFMGKDNVYFHTVLFPSMLIGTAQPWTMLHNISSTQYLNYEDTKFSKSRNIGVFGNNARETGQPPSVWRYYLLSQRPENSDSSFLWSNFIAANNNELLANLGNFVNRVVKFVNAKYDSVVPGPEGSTGGNVAPESSPSTPAAQLDANFVNDINTRLAEYRTNMDETKLRNGLAIAMSLSARGNQYLQDNSLDNALLANQPERCAQVLLNAINLIYLLSVTFHPFMPTTSEGILRQLNAPARSLPETFAIDILPGHKLGKAEYLFKKIENLNGAQEKAWQKQFGGDSVVAEKVTPAGPDGHPEGGKVPHAKDISLDTGNKKAAHLAKQAEIAKIKRAAAKEAEKNKSPEERELESKVEQQGKLVMLIKKGVQEGNAEAEMAKAKELKTELADLRKKLKEASISK; encoded by the exons ATGAGCGGCCGTAATATCCGTCAAGTAGACGGGTTATTGATGAATATCCATGATCCATCAAAGGGACCAGT GCTGCCCAAAGACGGAGAAAGGAATGTTCTaatcacgtcagctttgcCAT ATGTCAATAATGTACCTCACTTGGGAAATATTATTGG ATCAACATTATCAGCAGATGTTTTCGCTCGTTATTCGAGAACACTGAACGTTCCTACCCTTTAT GTTTGCGGTACGGATGAGTATGGAACTGCGACAGAGACCAAA GcgttggaagaaggagtatCTCCATTGGAACTTTGTACCAAATTTCACAAGCTTCACACTGAAATCTACGA ATGGTTCGAGCTGAGTTTCGACAAATGGGGCAGAACTTCTACGCCTGAACACACAAA AATCACCCAAGAAGTATACCTGGACTTGCACAAGAACGGATTCTTCAAGCTGGAGACGTCGGATCAAACATATTGCGAGGACGATAATCTTTTCTTAGCTGATCGTTTCGTGGAAGGTACCTGTCCTCAATGCAAATACGAT GACGCTCGAGGTGATCAATGTGATAAATGTGGTCTCACCTATTCTTCACCTACCGAATTGATAAATCCCAGATGTAAACGAAACAAGAACCACAAAGTCTCAGTGAGACCATCGACACACGCCTGTATGCGATTAGACCTTCTACAACCCAAATTAGAAGAATGGATGCAAAAAGCGAGAGTCAAGGGTAAATGGGGTAGTAATGCGGTCATCactgagaagggagagattGTAGAACCAAGAATGTTGGGTGATGGATTGAGACCCTCTGCTGTAACCAGAGATTTGAAATGGGGAGTGGATGTACCTAAAACgggagatgttgaggaggacAAGGCTATGGAAGGCAAGGTGATCT ATGTTTGG TTTGATGCCCCCATCGGTTACCCTTCGATCACAGCGACGTATACCGATAAGTGGGAACAATGGTGGAAGAACCCAGACAATGTGGAGCTCTACCAATTCATGGGCAAAGATA atGTCTACTTCCACACTgtcctcttcccttccatGTTGATCGGTACTGCTCAGCCCTGGACCATGCTGCATAACATCTCAAGTACCC AATACTTGAATTATGAGGACACGAAATTCAGTAAGAGTAGAAACATCGG TGTATTCGGTAATAACGCTCGAGAAACCGGCCAACCTCCTTCCGTATGGCGATACTATCTTCTTTCACAACGTCCGGAGAACAGTgattcctccttcctctggTCGAATTTCATCGCTGCGAACAACAACGAGCTACTGGCTAATTTGGGTAATTTTGTAAACCGA GTGGTCAAATTCGTCAATGCCAAGTATGACTCTGTTGTGCCAGGGCCAGAGGGATCTACAGGCGGAAATGTGGCTCCGGAAAGCAGTCCATCAACGCCGGCGGCTCAATTAGACGCCAATTTCGTCAACGACATCAACACCAGGTTGGCCGAGTACAGGACGAATATGGACGAGACCAAGTTGCGAAACGGTCTTGCTATCGCTATGTCCTTGTCCGCGAGGGGTAACCAATATCTCCAGGATAATTCGCTCGACAACGCTTTACTGGCAAACCAACCTGAACGATGTGCTCAGGTATTGCTCAACGCTATCAACTTGATCTACCTGCTTTCCGTGACCTTCCACCCATTCATGCCTACCACGTCAGAAGGCATCTTACGACAACTCAATGCGCCAGCCCGTTCATTACCCGAAACATTCGCCATCGATATCTTGCCAGGGCATAAATTAGGTAAAGCCGAATACTtattcaagaagatcgagaatctGAATGGCGCTCAGGAAAAGGCATGGCAAAAGCAATTCGGGGGAGATTCAGTCGTAGCTGAAAAAGTCACACCTGCTGGTCCTGATGGACATcccgaaggaggaaaagtgCCCCACGCCAAAGATATTTCATTGGATACCGGTAATAAGAAAGCAGCCCATCTGGCTAAACAAGCTGAAATTGCCAAGATCAAGCGTGCGGCAGCTaaagaagccgagaagaacaagtcaccggaagaaagggaacTGGAAAGTAAAGTTGAACAACAAGGAAAACTCGTGATGCtcatcaagaagggtgtGCAAGAAGGAAATGCAGAGGCGGAGATGGCTAAGGCTAAGGAGTTGAAGACTGAGTTGGCTGATTTGCGAAAGAAACTGAAAGAGGCTTCCATTTCGAAATGA